Part of the Usitatibacter palustris genome, TGCTCGTGAGCACGCAAGGCGAAGTGTTCCAGGGCGATACCAAGGACGAGCTGCCGATCTTCAGCGGACCGGAGGGCAGCGCGCTCGAGATGGCGCGCGAGTACCCCGCGATCCGCAAGGCGCTCGAGCCCGTCGGCATCAAGCTCACCGAACTCAAGCGCTCGCCGCGCGGCGCCTGGCAGGCGGTGCTCGCCTCGGGCCTCGTGCTCGAGCTCGGGCGCACCGACATGGTCGCGCGCCTCGAGCGCTTCGCCACCGCCTGGCCGCGCGTGGCCGCGCAGGAGCCCGCGGCGCGCTACGCCGATCTTCGCTATCCCAACGGCTTCGCCCTGCGTCGCACGAAATCATGATCCCCAACCGTCCCCGCGAACAACGCAACCTCCTCGTCGCCCTCGACATCGGCACCTCGAAGATCGTGACGCTGGTCTCCGAGATCACGCCCGAGGGCCATCTCAACCTCATCGGCATGGGGAGCCATCCTTCGCGCGGGCTGCGCAAGGGTGTCGTCGT contains:
- a CDS encoding cell division protein FtsQ/DivIB, whose product is MNLLARVVLGTVAVAGLAGAAWYGYDATAKQPIGVVQFTGETARIDRADLDRLAESVRGMPAGAATLAAVREAARRMPWVRDATVRRRFPDAVEVTIEAHVPLARWTEGMLVSTQGEVFQGDTKDELPIFSGPEGSALEMAREYPAIRKALEPVGIKLTELKRSPRGAWQAVLASGLVLELGRTDMVARLERFATAWPRVAAQEPAARYADLRYPNGFALRRTKS